From Methanocaldococcus sp.:
ATTAAAGGAGTATATAAGGTTTTAAAATATGAAATAATTAGACAAAAAAATATTATTAAGAGAGGGGGAGTTGTTAAGAGAGAAACAAGGGCTTTCTTAGAAAGTCAGATGATAACTAAGGCAATGAGAAGTAAAGAAACGGCTGAGGATTACAGATATATCCCAGATCCTGATATTCAGCCAATAGTTATTTCTGAAAACTGGGTTAAGAAGATAGAGGAAGAGATGCCAGAAACTCCATTGGCTAAGAGAAAGAGGTTTGTTGAGGAGTATGGTATTGATGATGAAGATGCCAAAGTTTTAGTTTCTGACTTAGATATGGCTGAAATGTTTGAAGAAGTTGTTAAATCTTTGGGTGTTGATAAAGAAAATGTTGATTTAGCAGTTACTTGGATTAGAAATGAGTTAAAAAGAAGTTTGCAGTATCACAAAGTAGATTTATACGAAAGTGGAGTTAAGGCAGAGCATATAGTTGAATTAATAAAGTTAATTAAAGATGGAACAATTTCTCAAAAAATTGGTAAAGAAATAGTTGATTTATTGGTTATAAATAGAGGTAAAAAGACACCCAAAGAAATTGTTGAAGAACTTGGATTAACTGTAATTAAAGATGAAGATGCCTTAATTAAGGCAGTTGAAGAAGCAATAAACAACAATCCTCAGGCGGTTAATGACTATTTAAGTGGAAAAAAAGAGGCCTTAAACTTCTTAATGGGTCAGGTTATGAGATTAACAAGAGGTAGGGCAGATCCAAAAAAAGTTATTGAGTTGTTAAAAGAAAGGTTAGATAACAAATAAGATATTACTTAAGATTTTATAGATTCATATATTATGTGGTTTTTTATTTTTCATAGATTTTTTAATTTTTATATTTTTATGATATTTTTATTTTAGATACTTGGATTAGTATGGTGATATAATGGCAGATCTTGATAGAAAACTAATTGAAATTTTAGATATTTTGTCTAAATCAAAAGAGCCTGTAGGAGCTAAAATTATAGCCAAAGAACTTAATAAAAGAGGATATAAAATAGGGGAGAGGGCTGTTAGGTATCATTTAAAATTATTAGATAGTATGAAATTAACAAAAAAAGTTGGCTATGCTGGTAGAGTTATAACAGAGAAAGGATTAGAAGAATTGGAAAAGGCAAATATACTTTATAGATTGGGTAGTATTTACTCAAATATATTAGAAAAGATGATCTCTGCAAATTATAGATTTGGATATGTTGTAGTGAATAGATTCCATGTATATGCTGATTTTAATGATGTTTTGAATATAATAAAAAGTGTTTATGAATCTGGACTATCTGTTGGGGATAGAGTAGGTATTATGGATAGAGAGAAATATGCTGAAATTACTACTCTATGTTCTTTAAATTTTGATAATATACTATTACAAAATGGAATATTTCCACTTCACGAGTGTGGTGGAATTGTTAAGTATGAGGATGGAAAGCCAGTAGAATTTAAAGAGGTTATAAAATATGTTTCCACATCAGTAGATCCTTTAAGTGTTTTTATTGAAACGAAAAAAACAGATGTTATGGGTATTATAGAAAATGGAGAAGGTTATCTACCAGCAAATTTTAGAGTATTTGGAGTTGAATTCTTAGAGAGATTTAAAAGTATCTTAGAAAAGGATGAGTTAAAGTGTGTAATTAGTTATGGAACTGACAATGTTTTAGGATTAGATGTTGGAGATGATAAGGTTGGAGTTGCCTTAATTGGTGGTTTAACTCCAATAGCTCCTTTTGTTGAAAATAACTACTATGTAGAGATATATCCAATGTCGTCAACTGTTAGGTTAGAATCTCTCCACAAATTTAAGAAGATCCCAAGAGAGATAGTAAATAAAAAGTCTAATGTTAGAATAAAGACAGTAGTTTCTAAAATGTTCAATGCAATGGCTAAGGTTTCTTATGATGTAGATGAGAAAGATGGAGATGTTATAGTTAATACATCATATATTGATAAAAAGTATCTTGATGAAGCGTTAGATTTATTAAAGGAGGGTTATAAAAAGGGCTTGGGAATCTCTGACAGATTGGGAATAGTTGAAGAAAAAGATAAAGTAAAGATTCAAACGATATGTGCAGTAACTTTAGATGGTATATTTTTAAGATATTCAATTCCTGTAATTCCAAGATATGGAGGAATTTTAGAGATTGTTGAAGATAAAAAGAGATTTATTGATATAATTGGGTATGATGGTTCATCATTAGATCCACATGAAGTTTTCTTTAACAGAGTTGATTGTGAAACCACATTTTTAGCAGGTTTTAGAGAAGTTCATAGAGTAGCGAGAGATAAATTAGAGATTGTCTTAGATAAATTAAAATGGAATGGTATAGATACAATAGGAGATCCTAATAACGAACTCTATGGAATCAATGTAAATAAAGATATGTGTGGTATAGTAACAATTGGAGGAATAAATCCATTAGTTTTATTGAAAGAGAATGAAATACCTATGACTTTAA
This genomic window contains:
- a CDS encoding DUF128 domain-containing protein, translating into MADLDRKLIEILDILSKSKEPVGAKIIAKELNKRGYKIGERAVRYHLKLLDSMKLTKKVGYAGRVITEKGLEELEKANILYRLGSIYSNILEKMISANYRFGYVVVNRFHVYADFNDVLNIIKSVYESGLSVGDRVGIMDREKYAEITTLCSLNFDNILLQNGIFPLHECGGIVKYEDGKPVEFKEVIKYVSTSVDPLSVFIETKKTDVMGIIENGEGYLPANFRVFGVEFLERFKSILEKDELKCVISYGTDNVLGLDVGDDKVGVALIGGLTPIAPFVENNYYVEIYPMSSTVRLESLHKFKKIPREIVNKKSNVRIKTVVSKMFNAMAKVSYDVDEKDGDVIVNTSYIDKKYLDEALDLLKEGYKKGLGISDRLGIVEEKDKVKIQTICAVTLDGIFLRYSIPVIPRYGGILEIVEDKKRFIDIIGYDGSSLDPHEVFFNRVDCETTFLAGFREVHRVARDKLEIVLDKLKWNGIDTIGDPNNELYGINVNKDMCGIVTIGGINPLVLLKENEIPMTLKAMDEVVRYSQLISYKDL
- the gatB gene encoding Asp-tRNA(Asn)/Glu-tRNA(Gln) amidotransferase subunit GatB is translated as MDDNVKMKCGLEIHVQIDTKSKLFCNCSTNYLDADPNTNICPSCVGLPGAKPLPPNKRAIEIAIMVAKMLGCEIVTDRDIYFQRKHYDYPDLPSGYQRTSTPIGVNGEFMGIRISEVHLEEDPGQYNPSLGIVDYNRSGTPLIEIVTEPDIKSPEEAREFLKQLMTLFRYLGCLRGEGTMRADVNISIEYMGVQGNRVEVKNINSIKGVYKVLKYEIIRQKNIIKRGGVVKRETRAFLESQMITKAMRSKETAEDYRYIPDPDIQPIVISENWVKKIEEEMPETPLAKRKRFVEEYGIDDEDAKVLVSDLDMAEMFEEVVKSLGVDKENVDLAVTWIRNELKRSLQYHKVDLYESGVKAEHIVELIKLIKDGTISQKIGKEIVDLLVINRGKKTPKEIVEELGLTVIKDEDALIKAVEEAINNNPQAVNDYLSGKKEALNFLMGQVMRLTRGRADPKKVIELLKERLDNK